CGGTGGTGGCGACCGCTCTATTGGCGCCGGATCGACGTGTCTTGACGGCGGCGGGGCGGATAGGCGGTTTTCTGGGGGTGCGTCCCGCCGAGGCCCAAGGCGTGCCGTTCGAATACCTGCTGGACGAAGCGACGGCGCGGGAGTTTCTGCTTGCGGTCGATGGGCTGCCGTCCCGCCCGATCCGCGCGGAGGTCACGCTTTCCGGAATGATGCGAAATATTGCCGAGGGCGCGGCGGCGCGGCGCATCGCCCTGACGGTGACGAATTTCGTCGGGGTCGTGGGGATCGATGGCCTCCTGGTGCAGGTGCGCGATGCGGGGGAGGAGGGCGCCGTGCCGGCGCCCGCCAGCCGCCTTGGGGACCGCCTCCTGCAGATGACGGTGCAGTCCCATGCGGATTTCCTGCAGTCCCTCGCCGGAGTCCTGCAGTCGAGCGCCGACGCTCTGCGGACGTCGATCGTGGGATTCTGGCGAACCGATCGGACATCGGGAAAGCTGGTGTGCGAGGCGGTGTACTCGCGGCCGGAACAACGGTTGCTGCGCGACTGGGTCGGGATGCCGTTCCCGGAGGTCGGCGTCGTCGAGCCGATGGCGCGCCTGCACGATCGCGCCCCACTGGCGCTGGGTGACCTTGGACGGGATGACGCGGGCCGAAGGGGGGCGCGATGGCGCGGGATCCGCGCATTCCTGTCCGCGCCGGTCCTGATCGAGGGCGAACCCGCCGGGGTGATCGCCGCGGCCGATACGGTGCCGCGGCGCTGGACGGACGAGGAGGTGGGCTTCGTCGCGAGCGCCGGGCTCATGGTTTCGCTGACCCTGGAGGCGGCCCAGCGCGCCGAAGTCGAGGGTCGGGTCGAGCAACTGGCCTGGTATGACGCGCTCACCGGACTGCCGAACCGCAACCTCCTCCGGGAGTCGTTGCGGGATGCCCTGTCGTCGGCCGCCGAAAACAAGACACGGGTCGGCGTACTGCTCATCGACCTGGACCGCTTCAAGGATGTCAACGACACGCTCGGCCATCTGGTCGGCGACTCCCTGATCAAGTCGGTTGCGGACACCCTTCGCCAGGTCGCGGGCGGGGAGGCGGTGGCGCGGCTGGGCGGCGACGAGTTCGTCGTCGTCTATGACGGGTTCTCGCATCGCCAGGAAGTAGCGCATCTTGCCGCGCAGGTCGCGGGGGCGCTTCATCGCAGTGATTTCGTTCCCAACGTCATGGCGCAGGTTTCGGCGTCGATCGGCGTGGCCTTGTATCCGGAGCACGGTCGGGAAATCGGCACCCTGCTCAAGTACGCGGACGCCGCCATGTATCAGGCCAAGCGCGACGGCGGGAACCAGGTGCGCTTCTTCAATCCCATCCGGTACGAGCGGGAGGCCCAGGAATTGCGCCTGGGCGTGGAACTGGCACGGGCGGTGCAGGCCGACTCGCCCCAGCTCTTCCTCGAGTACCAGCCGCAGGTCGACATGACCACGCGCCGGGTCGTGGGCCTGGAGGCGCTCGTGCGTTGGCGCCACCCCGTTCGGGGCGTCCTGATGCCCGATCGGTTCATCGAGGCGGCGGAAACGGGCAGGTTGTCCGAGCGGATCACGTCCTGGGTCGTGCATGAGGCCTGCGCCCAGATCGTGCGGTGGCGTCAGGCTCACCCCCAATTCGACATTCCGATCGCGGTCAACGTCGCCGGCCGGGAGTTCGGCTCCAATACCTTGCCGGCGTTGGTGCGCTCCGCCCTGGCGCGCTTCAACGTCGACCCCCGGATGATCAATCTGGAGGTG
This genomic window from Burkholderiales bacterium GJ-E10 contains:
- a CDS encoding diguanylate cyclase/phosphodiesterase with Chase sensor yields the protein MPRSDGELIAVLLIRESGMDAAVRLGAAQSAAYADPAVVATALLAPDRRVLTAAGRIGGFLGVRPAEAQGVPFEYLLDEATAREFLLAVDGLPSRPIRAEVTLSGMMRNIAEGAAARRIALTVTNFVGVVGIDGLLVQVRDAGEEGAVPAPASRLGDRLLQMTVQSHADFLQSLAGVLQSSADALRTSIVGFWRTDRTSGKLVCEAVYSRPEQRLLRDWVGMPFPEVGVVEPMARLHDRAPLALGDLGRDDAGRRGARWRGIRAFLSAPVLIEGEPAGVIAAADTVPRRWTDEEVGFVASAGLMVSLTLEAAQRAEVEGRVEQLAWYDALTGLPNRNLLRESLRDALSSAAENKTRVGVLLIDLDRFKDVNDTLGHLVGDSLIKSVADTLRQVAGGEAVARLGGDEFVVVYDGFSHRQEVAHLAAQVAGALHRSDFVPNVMAQVSASIGVALYPEHGREIGTLLKYADAAMYQAKRDGGNQVRFFNPIRYEREAQELRLGVELARAVQADSPQLFLEYQPQVDMTTRRVVGLEALVRWRHPVRGVLMPDRFIEAAETGRLSERITSWVVHEACAQIVRWRQAHPQFDIPIAVNVAGREFGSNTLPALVRSALARFNVDPRMINLEVTERTVIRDGEADNDVIGELRALGVGLVLDDFGTGYSTLGYLRRLPIRAIKIDRMFVEGLPHDPDGCAIVHALLAVARHFRLAVVAEGVEREEQAGYLHAQGCAYAQGNLFARPMSAAEIEGLIA